In Syntrophomonas wolfei subsp. wolfei str. Goettingen G311, a single window of DNA contains:
- a CDS encoding hydrogenase iron-sulfur subunit → MSIDKSEWQPKIIVFACNWCSYAAADLAGLNHLEYPADVRIIRTPCSGRMDPLLVLRAFNRGADGVLLSGUHPGECHYGSGNYYNRRRHTIMKSLMEYLGIEAGRYQTAWISGAEGIKFQQTMQKLVEDVKKLGPNYKLREAK, encoded by the coding sequence GTGTCTATAGATAAAAGTGAATGGCAGCCCAAAATAATCGTGTTTGCCTGCAACTGGTGCAGTTATGCCGCGGCAGATTTGGCCGGTTTGAATCACCTGGAGTACCCGGCTGATGTCCGCATCATCAGAACCCCCTGCTCCGGCCGCATGGACCCCTTGCTGGTTTTGCGGGCCTTTAACCGGGGAGCTGATGGGGTGCTCTTATCCGGCTGACACCCGGGCGAATGTCACTATGGTAGTGGCAATTACTATAACCGCCGCCGGCACACGATAATGAAGAGCCTTATGGAATACCTGGGTATTGAAGCGGGTCGATACCAGACCGCCTGGATATCCGGTGCCGAGGGTATAAAATTTCAACAGACCATGCAAAAACTGGTGGAAGATGTGAAAAAGCTGGGGCCCAATTACAAACTAAGGGAGGCAAAATAA
- a CDS encoding FAD/NAD(P)-binding protein gives MHNCNCENPLVPQIVEIVKIIDETPDVKTFHVRNENGVPFDVRPGQLAMVSLLPVGEGMFSVSWQEEKEHLQFAIRRVGLMTDELHSVGVGHKIGVRGPYGNGFPVEACQGKDMLFIAGGIGLAPLRSFIKYCLKHRSDYGKIQVLYGARSYADLCFKDELFDLWPKEKDTEVFTTLDRPEEGWDGHVGLIPSYLEELNPAPEGKVAVICGPPIMIKFALKSLEKMGYNDEQVITTLEMRMKCGIGKCGRCNIGSEYICLDGPVFNLAQLRKLPPEW, from the coding sequence GTGCATAATTGTAATTGTGAAAACCCTCTGGTTCCCCAAATCGTGGAAATAGTAAAAATAATTGATGAAACCCCGGATGTCAAAACCTTTCATGTCCGCAACGAAAACGGGGTTCCCTTTGATGTAAGGCCCGGGCAACTGGCCATGGTGTCTCTCTTGCCGGTAGGGGAAGGGATGTTCTCGGTCTCCTGGCAGGAGGAAAAAGAGCACCTGCAGTTTGCTATAAGAAGAGTGGGGCTGATGACCGATGAACTGCATAGCGTGGGAGTGGGCCATAAAATAGGCGTCCGCGGTCCCTATGGCAATGGTTTCCCGGTGGAAGCCTGCCAGGGCAAGGATATGCTTTTTATCGCCGGAGGTATTGGCCTGGCACCCTTGCGTTCCTTTATAAAATATTGTTTGAAACACCGCTCCGATTATGGCAAGATTCAGGTTTTATACGGGGCCCGGAGCTATGCCGACCTCTGCTTCAAGGATGAGCTCTTTGACCTGTGGCCCAAAGAAAAGGATACCGAGGTTTTTACCACCCTGGATAGGCCGGAGGAGGGCTGGGATGGCCATGTAGGCTTGATTCCTTCCTACCTGGAAGAGTTGAACCCGGCACCGGAGGGCAAGGTGGCGGTAATCTGCGGTCCCCCGATAATGATAAAGTTTGCCCTCAAGTCCCTGGAGAAGATGGGCTACAATGACGAACAGGTCATAACCACCCTGGAAATGCGCATGAAGTGCGGCATAGGCAAATGCGGGCGCTGCAATATCGGCAGCGAGTATATCTGTCTTGATGGGCCGGTCTTCAACCTGGCGCAGTTAAGAAAACTGCCGCCCGAGTGGTAG
- a CDS encoding carbohydrate ABC transporter permease, producing MIFKKNKLLNNVLMLVLVSTISYVLLFPVIVGIFTSFKPTSEVITLTPTLIPKHWTLVHYKALFATGEYPTYLFNGLFVAFFTTIVTIMLASLAAVAIVWMKVPAKKQILQLILFTYMFPRILIIVPLFMMLYKLNLIDNKFGVVLSYLCFTLPFGIWMLKGFFESIPSDILDAARIDGCSYFSALRKVIIPVTLPAMAAVGTFSFILGWSEYIFASIIITSNSNRTITLGLYTLMGYYRTDYGLLTAACVIMIIPIVIFFIYIQKYLVSGLTAGTTKA from the coding sequence ATGATTTTCAAAAAAAACAAGCTATTAAATAATGTGCTGATGCTTGTCTTAGTATCAACTATTTCCTATGTTCTGCTCTTCCCGGTTATTGTCGGTATTTTTACTTCATTTAAACCTACCAGTGAGGTAATCACATTAACGCCTACATTGATTCCAAAACATTGGACATTAGTTCATTATAAAGCCTTATTTGCAACCGGAGAGTATCCCACTTACCTATTCAATGGCTTATTTGTGGCCTTTTTCACAACCATCGTAACTATTATGCTGGCATCGTTGGCAGCAGTAGCTATTGTGTGGATGAAAGTGCCGGCTAAAAAACAGATCCTACAGTTGATTCTCTTTACCTATATGTTTCCAAGAATACTGATAATAGTTCCTCTTTTCATGATGTTATACAAGCTAAACCTTATTGACAATAAATTTGGCGTGGTTCTGTCATATCTGTGTTTTACGCTGCCATTTGGAATCTGGATGTTGAAGGGATTCTTTGAAAGTATTCCTTCTGATATTCTGGATGCTGCCCGCATTGACGGATGCAGTTATTTCAGTGCTTTACGCAAGGTGATTATTCCAGTGACCCTTCCCGCCATGGCTGCGGTTGGTACTTTTTCGTTTATCCTAGGCTGGAGTGAATATATCTTTGCCAGCATAATCATTACCAGTAATAGCAACCGCACAATAACGCTTGGTCTTTATACATTGATGGGATATTATCGTACGGATTATGGGCTCCTTACCGCAGCCTGCGTAATTATGATAATACCTATAGTAATATTTTTTATATATATTCAAAAATATTTAGTATCCGGCTTAACCGCTGGAACCACAAAAGCATAA
- a CDS encoding CoB--CoM heterodisulfide reductase iron-sulfur subunit A family protein codes for MKKRVGVFVCDCGTNIASVVDTEKVAAAARQFPGVVFATTYKYMCSDPGQELVRNAIKEQELEQVVIASCSPRMHEKTFRKAVEDGGINAYMFEMVNIREQDSWVHHDREQATQKAIALVRMAVSKVLRNQPLQVSTIPVTRKALVIGGGIAGMQAALDIAEAGHQVVLVEKEASIGGKMTQLDKTFPTMDCAAUIGTPKMVAVAQHPNIAMITYAEVTQVKGYIGNFKATIKKKPKYVDWDLCTGCGTCAEKCPTKKLKDEFDLGLGLRTAIHKVYPQAVPGKFYIDAQNCTKLTSGKCGVCEKLCPAKAIRFDDKEEYQEVEVGAIVMATGYDLFKWEEAYGEYGYGKYPDVISSLHFERLVSAGGPTGGKIQRPSDGKEPKSVAFIKCVGSRDDTKGKSYCSRACCMYTAKHAYQVKDKIEDSEAYVFYMDVRTAGKNYEEFYQRSLNAGAKYIRGRVSKIYPRGERLVLKSEDTLLGRPLEVEADLVVLATAMVPSEGAGALAKAIGFSSDKDGFYQEAHPKLQPVETFAAGVYLAGCCQGPKDIPDTVAQASAAAVKICGLFSKNELATEPMVTQVDISKCSGCGFCVPICPYNAISLEPIQERGHHGPFTRNVAQVNSSLCQGCGACLPACRTLALNLKGFTNDQLVAEVDALCL; via the coding sequence GTGAAAAAACGAGTAGGCGTATTTGTTTGCGATTGTGGAACCAATATTGCCTCGGTGGTGGATACGGAAAAAGTAGCCGCGGCCGCACGGCAGTTTCCCGGGGTGGTTTTTGCCACTACCTACAAATACATGTGCTCTGATCCAGGGCAGGAATTGGTGAGAAACGCCATCAAGGAGCAGGAGTTGGAACAAGTAGTGATAGCTTCCTGTTCGCCGCGCATGCATGAGAAGACCTTCCGCAAAGCCGTGGAAGATGGAGGCATCAATGCATATATGTTCGAGATGGTAAACATTCGGGAGCAGGATTCCTGGGTTCACCACGACCGGGAGCAGGCCACTCAAAAGGCCATAGCTCTGGTGCGGATGGCGGTGAGCAAGGTTCTGCGCAACCAGCCTTTACAGGTTTCCACCATCCCGGTCACCCGGAAAGCCCTGGTCATCGGAGGTGGAATCGCCGGGATGCAGGCGGCTTTGGATATAGCCGAGGCCGGACACCAGGTAGTGTTGGTGGAAAAAGAGGCCAGTATAGGGGGCAAGATGACCCAGCTGGACAAAACCTTCCCCACTATGGACTGCGCCGCCTGAATTGGCACCCCCAAGATGGTTGCTGTGGCACAGCATCCTAACATTGCAATGATAACTTATGCCGAGGTTACCCAGGTAAAAGGCTATATCGGCAATTTTAAAGCAACTATAAAGAAGAAACCCAAATATGTGGACTGGGATCTCTGTACCGGTTGCGGTACCTGTGCGGAGAAATGCCCCACCAAGAAGCTGAAGGATGAGTTTGACCTGGGCCTGGGACTGAGAACTGCTATTCACAAGGTTTATCCCCAGGCGGTTCCGGGCAAGTTTTACATCGATGCCCAGAATTGCACCAAGCTTACCAGCGGCAAATGCGGGGTTTGTGAAAAATTATGCCCGGCCAAGGCCATCAGGTTTGATGACAAGGAAGAGTACCAGGAGGTAGAAGTCGGGGCTATTGTCATGGCAACCGGTTATGATCTTTTTAAGTGGGAAGAAGCTTACGGCGAATATGGCTATGGCAAATACCCGGATGTAATCAGCAGCCTGCATTTTGAAAGACTGGTCAGCGCCGGGGGGCCTACCGGGGGTAAGATTCAGCGTCCTTCGGATGGCAAAGAGCCTAAGAGCGTGGCTTTTATCAAATGCGTGGGTTCGCGTGATGATACCAAGGGCAAATCCTATTGCTCGCGGGCCTGCTGCATGTATACGGCCAAACATGCTTACCAGGTAAAGGATAAGATAGAAGACAGTGAAGCCTATGTATTCTACATGGATGTACGGACGGCCGGAAAGAACTATGAAGAATTCTACCAGCGTTCCCTGAATGCTGGAGCCAAGTATATCCGGGGGCGGGTCAGCAAGATCTATCCCCGGGGAGAGCGACTGGTGCTTAAATCCGAGGACACCCTTTTAGGGCGGCCTCTGGAAGTGGAAGCGGATCTGGTGGTATTGGCTACTGCCATGGTGCCTTCCGAGGGAGCGGGAGCCCTGGCCAAAGCCATCGGCTTTTCCAGCGATAAGGATGGTTTCTACCAGGAAGCCCATCCCAAGCTGCAGCCGGTGGAAACCTTTGCCGCCGGGGTATACCTGGCCGGTTGCTGCCAGGGTCCCAAGGATATCCCGGATACGGTAGCCCAGGCCAGTGCGGCTGCGGTAAAGATCTGCGGGCTCTTTTCCAAAAACGAGCTGGCTACTGAACCCATGGTGACCCAGGTAGATATCAGTAAGTGTTCAGGCTGCGGCTTCTGTGTTCCTATTTGTCCCTATAATGCAATTTCCCTGGAGCCCATACAGGAACGGGGTCATCATGGTCCCTTTACCCGCAATGTAGCCCAGGTGAACAGCAGCCTGTGTCAGGGCTGCGGGGCCTGTTTGCCGGCCTGCCGGACCCTGGCGCTAAACCTGAAAGGATTTACCAATGATCAACTGGTAGCGGAGGTGGATGCCCTGTGTCTATAG
- a CDS encoding ABC transporter substrate-binding protein: MSKSNKKIVVLMLILSLLMGIIAGCGTSADKDAATEVITVKFSYPPYGYDSKLEDPFWKKYIAAFEKENPNIKIEMTVESWNNLYTKWNQYFESGDTPDIGYNDGARAVQYGVNGKIQPINDVIKDLGGEAVFTPIAGSFKQGDTWYAVPNCAASPVLAYRKDLLKAAGFNEPPKNWDELVSMSKALTKDGVYGLGMFTSDSGLTRQIMMGFMKAAGGKVIDEKGNVVINSPENLSAVKFMSDLVTVHKVVPPSAKDWKYGDDVNALGVGKIAMDIMWGGYGTLLAEMFPDVYQNIGFVKMPDGPSGHSGSFSGAGGFFLFKNAKHPEEAKKFIKYMCRPEISKEWCQISGNVSPFLSIAKDTELMQMEWYKAVSDQSFTAVALDFESGYIPGTEILYEENRYAKLVVDVMLGKMTAEESLKKFHQDAVAAIENAKKH, encoded by the coding sequence TTGAGCAAAAGTAATAAGAAGATTGTTGTTCTCATGTTAATCTTGTCTTTGCTTATGGGTATCATTGCAGGTTGTGGGACGTCTGCAGATAAGGACGCTGCTACAGAAGTAATAACGGTTAAGTTTTCATATCCTCCCTATGGATATGACTCCAAGTTAGAAGACCCTTTCTGGAAAAAATATATTGCAGCATTTGAAAAAGAAAACCCAAACATAAAAATAGAGATGACCGTCGAAAGCTGGAACAACCTGTATACCAAATGGAATCAGTATTTCGAGTCCGGTGACACACCTGATATCGGGTATAATGATGGCGCCAGAGCCGTGCAATATGGTGTTAATGGAAAAATCCAGCCTATTAATGATGTAATAAAAGATCTGGGTGGAGAAGCAGTATTCACACCCATTGCAGGATCATTCAAACAAGGTGATACTTGGTATGCAGTGCCTAACTGTGCCGCCTCCCCCGTGCTTGCATACAGAAAAGACCTTCTAAAGGCTGCCGGATTTAATGAACCTCCAAAAAATTGGGATGAGCTTGTGAGTATGTCAAAGGCCTTGACCAAAGATGGTGTTTATGGTTTGGGCATGTTCACTTCCGACAGCGGCCTTACCCGCCAGATAATGATGGGATTTATGAAAGCAGCCGGAGGCAAGGTTATTGATGAAAAAGGCAATGTAGTTATCAACAGCCCTGAGAATTTGTCGGCGGTGAAATTCATGTCCGACCTGGTGACAGTACACAAGGTAGTACCTCCTAGTGCCAAGGACTGGAAATACGGTGATGATGTAAATGCATTGGGCGTTGGCAAAATCGCCATGGATATTATGTGGGGCGGTTACGGAACTCTGTTGGCTGAAATGTTCCCTGATGTCTACCAAAACATCGGTTTCGTAAAAATGCCTGATGGTCCATCAGGTCATTCCGGAAGTTTCTCGGGAGCAGGGGGTTTCTTTTTATTTAAGAATGCCAAGCATCCTGAAGAGGCCAAAAAGTTCATCAAATATATGTGCAGACCTGAAATCAGCAAGGAATGGTGCCAAATTTCCGGTAATGTATCACCTTTCCTGTCTATTGCCAAAGATACTGAACTCATGCAGATGGAATGGTACAAAGCAGTATCTGATCAGTCTTTTACAGCGGTAGCTCTTGATTTCGAATCCGGATATATCCCCGGCACGGAAATACTATATGAAGAAAACCGTTATGCCAAGCTGGTAGTCGATGTTATGTTAGGCAAAATGACAGCTGAGGAATCCTTGAAGAAATTCCACCAAGATGCGGTAGCTGCCATAGAGAATGCCAAAAAACACTAG
- a CDS encoding 4Fe-4S dicluster domain-containing protein, with the protein MKVLNKNKLPAVFDKLAQQSELFVPLQKKEQSGFYSWKSFDQASDQLALDLLNVYLPPKQVLLPQTEKMYSFRQEEGGVAISEVYEESQARVIFGIRACDLQAINCLDQAFLTRGFVDEYYKARRDNTTIVASACYKPGANCFCSSMGVDPLEPAGADAIIRDTGSEFFIWEARTPAGEELSRQLAEYLEEKELPLPQSQAFERQVDMEGVAEKLSQVFSSPLWEELSDACQTCGICTYLCPSCYCFDIQVKNQGEAGYRFRCWDSCMYGEYTMMAGGHNPRASATERFRNRFLHKLEFFNERYGMPLCTGCGRCIIACPAGIDISKIITAAKEADWSA; encoded by the coding sequence GTGAAGGTTTTAAACAAGAACAAACTACCCGCGGTTTTCGATAAACTGGCGCAACAGTCGGAGCTCTTTGTTCCCCTGCAAAAAAAAGAGCAGAGCGGCTTTTATTCCTGGAAGAGCTTTGACCAGGCGAGTGACCAGCTGGCCCTGGACCTTTTGAATGTCTACCTGCCCCCCAAGCAAGTGCTTCTGCCCCAGACGGAGAAGATGTACAGTTTCCGGCAGGAGGAAGGTGGAGTAGCCATAAGCGAAGTCTATGAGGAAAGCCAGGCCCGGGTGATATTTGGCATCAGAGCCTGTGATTTGCAGGCCATAAACTGCCTGGATCAGGCTTTTCTGACCCGGGGCTTTGTCGATGAATACTATAAAGCCCGGCGGGATAATACCACTATCGTGGCCAGCGCCTGCTATAAACCGGGGGCCAATTGCTTCTGCAGCTCCATGGGAGTCGACCCCCTGGAACCGGCTGGAGCCGATGCCATCATCCGCGACACGGGCTCGGAATTCTTTATTTGGGAGGCCAGGACCCCGGCCGGTGAGGAACTGAGCCGGCAACTGGCGGAATATCTGGAGGAAAAGGAGCTTCCTTTACCCCAGAGTCAGGCTTTCGAACGACAAGTAGATATGGAAGGGGTAGCGGAAAAGCTGAGCCAGGTTTTCTCTTCTCCTCTCTGGGAAGAGCTTTCCGATGCTTGCCAGACCTGTGGCATCTGTACCTATCTCTGCCCCAGCTGCTACTGTTTTGATATACAGGTCAAAAACCAGGGCGAGGCGGGTTACCGTTTTCGCTGCTGGGATTCCTGCATGTATGGTGAATATACCATGATGGCCGGTGGTCATAACCCCCGGGCATCGGCTACGGAGAGATTCCGCAACCGCTTTTTGCACAAACTGGAGTTTTTCAACGAGCGCTATGGCATGCCTCTCTGTACCGGCTGCGGGCGTTGTATAATTGCTTGCCCCGCCGGGATTGATATCAGCAAGATTATCACAGCGGCAAAGGAGGCGGACTGGAGTGCATAA
- a CDS encoding 4Fe-4S dicluster domain-containing protein: protein MDITSKIRKIATRLLQNGEVDLFMAWEKGDLPFQSKPFFARRVEDVERIIFDEYSIHNLSNALLKFRDRQEKIGLVVKGCDSRGVVRLLEDGQIKRDRLYIVGVCCPGMKDPLQAMRDYSGFNRNLEAAPLAAKCENCIQPNPVIYDELLGEEQPPRVQGERFARVRELEQLSPDERYRFFEDILSRCIRCYACRQACVACNCRTCIFDETKPQWVGRETSISDNMMYHLVRASHMAGRCIECGECERVCPVNIPLMLINQKLIKDVDNFFGPYEAGMQYVEGAKPPLSVYQENDPDDFI, encoded by the coding sequence ATGGATATTACTAGTAAAATCAGAAAAATTGCCACCCGGCTCCTGCAAAACGGGGAAGTAGATTTGTTTATGGCCTGGGAGAAAGGGGACTTGCCCTTTCAAAGCAAGCCGTTTTTTGCCCGCCGGGTAGAGGATGTAGAGCGGATTATTTTTGATGAATATTCTATTCACAACCTGTCCAATGCCCTGCTCAAGTTCCGGGACCGGCAGGAGAAAATCGGGCTGGTGGTTAAGGGCTGTGATTCCCGGGGAGTGGTAAGACTTTTAGAGGATGGGCAGATAAAGCGGGATAGGCTTTATATCGTAGGGGTGTGCTGCCCGGGGATGAAAGACCCACTGCAGGCTATGCGCGACTACTCCGGCTTCAACCGGAATCTGGAGGCGGCTCCGCTGGCTGCCAAGTGCGAAAACTGCATTCAACCCAACCCGGTTATTTATGATGAACTGCTGGGTGAAGAGCAGCCGCCCCGGGTGCAAGGAGAGCGCTTTGCCCGGGTCAGGGAACTGGAACAGCTATCCCCGGATGAACGCTACCGCTTTTTTGAAGATATACTGTCCCGCTGCATACGCTGCTATGCTTGCCGCCAGGCCTGCGTAGCCTGCAACTGCCGCACTTGTATATTTGATGAAACCAAACCGCAGTGGGTAGGACGCGAGACCAGTATCAGCGATAATATGATGTATCATTTGGTGCGGGCTTCCCACATGGCGGGGCGCTGCATCGAATGCGGCGAATGCGAGCGGGTTTGCCCGGTGAATATCCCGCTGATGCTTATCAACCAGAAGCTTATTAAAGATGTGGATAATTTCTTCGGGCCTTATGAGGCCGGGATGCAATATGTGGAAGGGGCAAAACCGCCCTTGAGCGTCTATCAGGAAAACGACCCGGATGACTTTATATAG
- a CDS encoding carbohydrate ABC transporter permease yields MKRKELISLIFVIPALAAIFALTLYPILRGIDISLTDKLLSYDKYSYIGLENYINILKDDMFWLALQHTAVITIISSIIILILSLALALLLNMKFPLRKFFRGILMIPWVVPSVVSVLIFRWIYNDYYGYINYILVKYHILDQAVNILADEKLAWLGVIIPIVWKEYPFAMLIFLASLQSIDKNLYEAAKIDGASRLQVFKEITLPLLKPAFVILGILEIIWMFSSFDTIFLLTRGGPDNSTITLSIYTYMQAFESTEFGYGSALATIMFLILFAVSIVYFIFVNRESWSKKTS; encoded by the coding sequence ATGAAAAGAAAAGAGCTAATTTCACTTATTTTTGTCATACCTGCTCTGGCAGCGATATTTGCCTTAACACTCTATCCTATTTTACGAGGTATAGATATAAGCTTAACTGACAAGCTTTTATCATATGATAAATATTCATATATTGGTTTAGAGAATTACATTAATATACTTAAAGACGACATGTTCTGGTTAGCTCTGCAACATACGGCAGTAATTACAATTATTTCGAGTATAATTATTTTAATTCTGAGCCTTGCTCTGGCATTGCTCCTGAATATGAAATTCCCTTTACGAAAATTTTTCCGGGGAATTTTAATGATACCCTGGGTTGTGCCTTCTGTAGTATCTGTTTTGATCTTCAGATGGATTTATAACGACTATTACGGCTACATAAATTATATATTGGTCAAATACCACATCTTGGATCAAGCCGTAAATATTCTAGCAGACGAAAAGCTCGCCTGGTTAGGTGTAATCATACCTATTGTATGGAAAGAGTATCCTTTTGCCATGCTTATATTTCTGGCATCGTTACAGTCTATAGATAAAAACCTTTATGAAGCCGCCAAAATTGACGGCGCCAGTAGACTGCAAGTGTTTAAAGAAATTACACTCCCGCTGTTAAAGCCAGCATTCGTGATCCTTGGGATACTTGAAATCATTTGGATGTTTTCATCCTTTGACACGATTTTTCTACTGACTCGTGGGGGGCCAGACAATTCAACTATAACCTTAAGCATCTATACATATATGCAAGCTTTTGAGTCTACCGAGTTTGGTTATGGTTCAGCTCTGGCAACAATCATGTTTTTAATCCTGTTTGCCGTAAGTATAGTATATTTTATTTTTGTAAATCGAGAATCATGGTCCAAAAAAACCAGCTAG
- a CDS encoding CoB--CoM heterodisulfide reductase iron-sulfur subunit B family protein, translating into MKLAYYPGCSLDGSAIEYGISAKRTAELLGVELLEIEDWNCCGATSGHNTNKLLSLALPARNLALAEKTGLDVLAPCAACYNRFRNTEHVVRHDRKMQEKIAAVIEMDYAASNQTLSILELIVNKVGLEKLREKVSQPLKAMKAACYYGCLLVRPQDHTGFDDNEDPRSMDLIMQALGAESVEWSFKTECCGAALATSRPDVGYRMIYEVLRNAREAGAECLVTACPLCMMNLDMRRRGVEKAFNERLDIPVYYITELLAIACGDSPRDVGVHRHFVEAESYLASLPEKAARIEAEEAARLEAEQAKKAARAAQAKKAAADKAKKKEAPAAEAAAKAGEEKKAAPAAEAAATLAEAGDKGNKATPTQAQAVAPATAEAVDEGALQKKINAMIKAWEKSPEKVAARLIEDGERAAILAQVVSGDEKKTARLAELMITDKDKAAKAAEAFVTGELKKRQKAQES; encoded by the coding sequence ATGAAACTGGCTTATTATCCTGGCTGCTCCCTGGATGGCAGCGCCATTGAATACGGGATTTCCGCCAAAAGAACGGCGGAATTGCTGGGAGTGGAACTCTTGGAGATAGAAGATTGGAATTGCTGTGGGGCTACTTCGGGTCATAACACCAACAAGCTTCTTTCCCTGGCCCTGCCCGCCCGTAATCTGGCCCTGGCAGAAAAGACCGGTTTGGATGTACTGGCGCCCTGTGCAGCCTGTTATAATCGTTTTCGTAATACGGAACATGTGGTTCGCCATGACCGCAAGATGCAGGAAAAAATTGCGGCCGTGATTGAAATGGATTACGCGGCCAGTAACCAGACTCTATCCATATTGGAGCTGATAGTAAATAAAGTGGGGCTGGAAAAGCTCCGGGAAAAAGTGAGCCAGCCGCTGAAAGCCATGAAAGCTGCTTGTTATTATGGCTGTCTCCTGGTAAGGCCACAGGACCATACCGGTTTTGATGATAATGAAGACCCCCGCTCCATGGACCTGATTATGCAGGCCCTGGGGGCGGAAAGCGTGGAATGGTCTTTTAAAACGGAGTGTTGTGGTGCCGCCCTGGCTACCTCCCGGCCTGATGTGGGTTATCGTATGATTTATGAAGTGCTGAGAAATGCCCGCGAAGCCGGAGCAGAGTGCCTGGTCACCGCCTGCCCCCTGTGCATGATGAACCTGGATATGCGCCGGCGTGGGGTGGAAAAGGCTTTTAACGAGCGCTTGGATATACCGGTTTATTATATTACCGAACTCCTGGCTATTGCCTGTGGTGATTCACCCCGAGATGTAGGGGTTCACCGTCATTTCGTGGAGGCGGAAAGCTACCTGGCTTCCCTGCCGGAGAAGGCCGCTCGGATAGAAGCTGAAGAGGCGGCGCGCTTGGAAGCGGAGCAGGCCAAAAAGGCCGCGCGGGCGGCACAGGCCAAGAAGGCTGCCGCGGATAAGGCTAAAAAGAAAGAGGCTCCGGCAGCAGAAGCAGCGGCAAAAGCCGGAGAAGAAAAGAAAGCGGCTCCAGCAGCGGAAGCAGCAGCAACGCTGGCTGAGGCTGGGGATAAGGGAAACAAGGCTACTCCAACTCAGGCGCAGGCGGTCGCCCCGGCTACCGCCGAGGCGGTTGATGAGGGAGCCCTGCAGAAGAAGATAAATGCCATGATAAAGGCCTGGGAAAAGAGCCCGGAAAAAGTAGCCGCCCGCCTGATTGAGGATGGAGAGAGAGCGGCCATACTGGCCCAGGTGGTAAGTGGGGATGAGAAAAAAACCGCGCGCCTGGCGGAGCTTATGATTACAGATAAAGACAAGGCTGCCAAAGCTGCCGAAGCTTTTGTCACCGGCGAGCTGAAAAAACGCCAGAAAGCGCAAGAATCATAA